A window from Dysidea avara chromosome 2, odDysAvar1.4, whole genome shotgun sequence encodes these proteins:
- the LOC136248056 gene encoding uncharacterized protein, giving the protein MNTRSLVNKLSNFQSFICSSDFSILCITETWLSKDIFDNEIIPSGYTIYRKDRDSRGGGVLLAVKDNITSSQLSSPPHVEILTVLISTSNPFIISVVYIPPNSSDTYHELLHSYLTNLVDESSPIILLGDFNLPDVNWATYSGSSPKSNLSDIDSIWLFIKNNITRGMDLFIPKIRTSSSQFPKWYTSNIRHQIKWLRTLRKKYKSHPTDHNLNRIKTAEDNLQNSIQQAKANFEANLVHNFAFSNDSKIYQHVRNITKSASIPATVFFDDSSATHDIDKATLFNRYFYSVFSQSLFEDMPSTNSTIDSINITEDEVHTALLSLDSSKATGIDGISPAVLKNCAIVLTKPLHY; this is encoded by the exons ATGAATACCAGAAGTCTTGTCAACAAACTATCCAATTTCCAATCTTTTATTTGTTCATCTGATTTtagcattttgtgtatcaccgAGACTTGGTTATCTAAAGATATATTTGACAATGAAATAATTCCCAGTGGCTATACCATTTATCGTAAAGATAGAGATTCTAGAGGTGGGGGTGTTTTACTTGCTGTAAAGGATAACATCACTAGTAGTCAATTGTCATCCCCACCTCATGTTGAAATCCTAACTGTTCTCATCTCTACATCAAATCCATTTATAATTAGTGTTGTTTACATTCCTCCAAACTCTTCCGATACTTACCATGAATTGCTGCATAGTTACCTTACCAACCTAGTCGACGAATCAAGTCCAATTATTCTCTTGGGAGACTTCAATCTCCCTGATGTCAACTGGGCCACTTATAGTGGTTCCTCACCAAAATCTAAC CTATCCGACATAGACTCTATCTGGCTCTTTATCAAGAACAATATCACTAGGGGAATGGACCTGTTTATTCCTAAAATTAGAACCAGCTCTTCTCAGTTTCCTAAATGGTACACTTCAAATATACGCCATCAGATTAAGTGGCTTCGGACTCTACGAAAGAAATACAAATCTCATCCTACTGATCACAATTTGAATCGTATAAAAACAGCAGAAGATAACCTCCAAAACAGCATCCAACAAGCCAAGGCCAACTTTGAAGCAAATCTAGTCCACAATTTTGCCTTCAGTAATGACTCAAAAATATATCAGCATGTAAGAAACATCACTAAATCTGCTTCTATCCCTGCTACAGTCTTCTTTGATGATAGTTCTGCCACCCATGACATTGATAAAGCTACTTTGTTCAACAGGTACTTTTACTCTGTGTTCTCTCAGAGTCTATTTGAGGACATGCCTTCTACAAATTCTACCATTGACTCCATCAATATCACCGAAGACGAAGTCCACACTGCTTTACTATCTCTTGACTCTTCAAAGGCGACTGGTATTGATGGAATTAGTCCTGCTGTCCTAAAAAACTGTGCCATTGTTTTAACCAAACCTTTACACTATTAA